A DNA window from Candidatus Binatia bacterium contains the following coding sequences:
- a CDS encoding c-type cytochrome yields the protein MLLLSLSPSPIGPGVASATDPAVVGEAATVIPQAARDEADSIWKSRCSTCHGDGGKGDGAAAAALTPHPRDFTQQSWQSSVSDEHIEKIIAEGGQAVGLSMLMPANPDLVAKPDVIKALRAHVRSLGGH from the coding sequence ATGCTCCTTTTGTCATTGTCACCATCGCCCATCGGCCCCGGCGTCGCCTCGGCGACCGATCCGGCGGTGGTCGGAGAGGCGGCTACGGTGATCCCGCAAGCGGCGCGAGACGAAGCGGATTCGATCTGGAAGAGCCGCTGCTCGACGTGCCACGGCGATGGCGGCAAGGGCGACGGCGCCGCGGCGGCCGCGCTGACGCCGCACCCTCGCGATTTCACCCAGCAGTCGTGGCAGAGCTCGGTCAGTGACGAGCACATCGAGAAAATCATCGCCGAGGGCGGCCAGGCCGTGGGCCTGAGCATGCTGATGCCGGCCAATCCCGACCTGGTTGCCAAACCGGACGTCATCAAGGCTCTGCGCGCGCACGTCCGCAGCCTCGGCGGCCACTGA
- a CDS encoding amidohydrolase family protein — protein sequence MACDLKFSGGSVIDGSGAKAFLADVAVTSGVISHVGDLAGLEAARTIDATGRIVVPGFIDIHSHSDFLVPGAGHGSLLEPFLRQGMTTLVGGNCGFSPAPVTEKTRGPVTEASRLIADDAIDLRWETMGEFLDAIEEGGVAINIAQLVGHGAVRAAVSGHLNAAAPNADELREMETLARQALDDGCVGISTGLGYPPGIFAGEDELAAFAGWAAAAGKMLTSHLRAYSWMSPVYPDRDPTAEPHNIAAIDEILRVAERGGSRVQISHLIFVGSATWPTATRVIETIEKARKRGIDVAFDAFPYTAGNTTASVLFPPEILPHLEMVLASPESMEGLVALGEHVFSQIGLHLEDIQIMNANAPAFDRFNGTFVGDAARDAGMGVWEFYARMVAESHRNARVLIHKYSGEAGDEGALEAVLAHPLCTIETDTFVTHCGHQNPASYGTFPRVLSTYVRKGLFTLEEAVRKMTGAPAERLGWNDRGLVRKGCAADLVLLDPKTLADTATFREPSRFPLGIDIVTVGGRIVVDGDRYDADAYAGTVIRR from the coding sequence ATGGCGTGTGATCTCAAATTCTCCGGTGGATCGGTCATCGACGGCAGCGGTGCGAAGGCGTTTCTCGCCGATGTCGCCGTGACCTCGGGTGTCATTTCCCACGTCGGCGATCTTGCGGGCCTCGAAGCGGCGCGCACGATCGACGCGACCGGCCGGATCGTCGTGCCCGGTTTCATCGACATCCACAGCCACAGCGATTTTCTCGTTCCGGGTGCCGGCCACGGCTCCCTGCTCGAGCCTTTCCTTCGCCAGGGCATGACGACGCTCGTCGGCGGCAACTGCGGCTTCAGCCCGGCTCCGGTGACGGAAAAAACGCGCGGTCCGGTGACCGAGGCAAGCCGCCTCATCGCCGACGATGCGATCGATCTTCGCTGGGAGACGATGGGAGAATTCCTCGACGCGATCGAGGAAGGTGGAGTGGCGATCAACATCGCCCAGCTCGTCGGCCACGGGGCCGTGCGCGCGGCAGTGTCCGGACACCTGAATGCGGCCGCGCCGAACGCGGACGAGCTTCGCGAAATGGAAACGCTCGCGCGCCAGGCCCTCGACGATGGCTGCGTCGGCATCAGCACCGGGCTCGGCTATCCGCCGGGAATCTTCGCCGGAGAAGACGAGCTCGCTGCGTTCGCGGGATGGGCCGCGGCGGCCGGCAAGATGCTGACGTCGCACCTTCGCGCGTACAGCTGGATGAGCCCCGTCTATCCGGACCGCGACCCGACGGCCGAGCCTCACAACATCGCGGCGATCGACGAGATCCTGCGCGTGGCCGAGCGCGGCGGCAGCCGCGTGCAGATCAGCCATCTCATTTTTGTCGGAAGCGCGACGTGGCCGACTGCAACGCGCGTGATCGAGACGATCGAGAAGGCACGCAAGCGCGGCATCGACGTCGCGTTCGACGCGTTCCCGTACACGGCGGGCAACACGACGGCCAGCGTGCTGTTTCCGCCGGAGATCCTGCCGCATCTGGAGATGGTGCTCGCCAGCCCGGAGAGCATGGAAGGGCTCGTGGCCCTCGGCGAGCACGTCTTCTCGCAGATCGGTCTGCACCTGGAAGACATCCAGATCATGAACGCGAACGCGCCGGCGTTCGATCGCTTCAACGGGACGTTCGTCGGCGATGCGGCGCGCGATGCCGGCATGGGCGTCTGGGAGTTCTACGCGCGCATGGTCGCCGAGAGCCACCGCAACGCACGCGTGCTGATCCACAAGTACAGCGGCGAAGCCGGCGACGAGGGTGCGCTCGAAGCGGTGCTCGCGCATCCGCTGTGCACGATCGAGACGGACACTTTCGTCACGCACTGCGGGCACCAGAATCCCGCGAGCTACGGCACGTTCCCGCGCGTGCTTTCCACCTACGTGCGAAAAGGGCTGTTCACGCTCGAGGAGGCGGTGCGCAAGATGACGGGCGCGCCGGCCGAGCGCCTCGGGTGGAACGACCGCGGGCTGGTGCGCAAAGGCTGCGCGGCCGACCTCGTGCTGCTCGACCCGAAGACGCTCGCCGATACCGCGACGTTCCGCGAGCCGTCGCGCTTCCCGCTGGGAATCGACATCGTGACCGTCGGTGGACGCATCGTCGTCGACGGCGATCGCTACGATGCCGATGCGTACGCGGGAACCGTCATCCGCCGTTAG
- a CDS encoding MFS transporter gives MSDSGFHRTGYRWVVLATFALLNAVLQLQWLTFAPIARDVRRVYSASAWEVDLLSLVFMAVFVVVAFPASYVIERFGLRVGVGIGAVLTATFGLMKGLAGADYSLALVAQIGLAVGQPFVLNATTKLASQWFPVYERAIAIGLATMAQFVGIVVVMIVTPMAIDGGGAAQSIHRLFIDYGVVTAIAATLVLGLLRERPASPPGPDEPRVELREGLRLIFRDRGMIQVLVFFLLGLGMFNAISTCIDQICEQKGLSVDQTGLVGGLMLIAGIAGAVVLPLLSDRKRRRRPFLILSTLGMLPGLAGLAASSNYWALLLSSFVFGFFLLGGAGPIGFQYAAEISFPAPESVSQGLILLSGQMSGILFIVAMNILGMAQSLWIFVAMGAVIAALSFAFRESPVILVAGSPVD, from the coding sequence ATGTCCGATTCCGGCTTCCACCGCACCGGTTACCGATGGGTGGTGCTTGCGACCTTCGCGCTGCTGAACGCCGTCCTCCAGCTGCAGTGGCTCACGTTCGCTCCCATCGCCCGTGATGTACGCCGGGTCTACTCCGCGAGCGCCTGGGAGGTCGACCTTCTGTCGCTCGTGTTCATGGCAGTCTTTGTCGTCGTGGCGTTCCCGGCCTCTTACGTCATCGAGAGGTTCGGGCTGCGCGTCGGTGTCGGGATCGGCGCGGTCCTGACGGCGACGTTCGGCCTGATGAAGGGATTGGCCGGCGCCGACTACTCGCTGGCACTGGTCGCCCAGATCGGTCTGGCCGTCGGCCAGCCGTTCGTGCTCAACGCGACGACAAAGCTGGCGAGCCAGTGGTTCCCGGTCTACGAGCGCGCGATCGCAATCGGCCTGGCGACGATGGCGCAGTTCGTCGGGATCGTCGTCGTCATGATCGTCACGCCGATGGCGATCGACGGCGGTGGGGCCGCGCAAAGCATCCACCGGTTGTTCATCGACTACGGCGTGGTCACCGCGATCGCGGCGACGCTCGTGCTCGGGCTGCTGCGCGAGCGTCCCGCGTCACCACCCGGGCCCGACGAGCCGCGCGTCGAGCTCCGGGAGGGCCTGCGACTGATCTTTCGCGACCGCGGGATGATCCAGGTGCTGGTCTTCTTCCTTCTCGGTCTCGGGATGTTCAACGCGATCAGCACGTGCATCGACCAGATCTGCGAACAAAAGGGTCTGTCGGTGGATCAGACCGGACTCGTCGGCGGCTTGATGCTGATCGCCGGCATTGCCGGCGCCGTCGTGCTCCCGCTACTCTCGGACAGGAAGCGCCGCCGGCGGCCGTTCCTGATCCTGTCCACGCTGGGGATGCTGCCGGGGTTAGCCGGGCTGGCGGCCTCGAGCAACTACTGGGCGCTGCTGCTCTCGTCGTTCGTGTTCGGCTTCTTCCTGCTCGGCGGCGCCGGGCCGATCGGCTTCCAGTACGCGGCCGAGATCAGCTTCCCCGCGCCGGAATCGGTGTCCCAGGGCCTGATTCTCCTTTCCGGCCAGATGTCCGGAATCCTGTTCATCGTCGCGATGAACATCCTCGGAATGGCTCAGTCCCTGTGGATCTTCGTCGCGATGGGCGCAGTGATCGCGGCCCTCAGTTTCGCGTTCCGGGAGTCGCCGGTGATCCTGGTTGCGGGCTCGCCGGTCGACTGA
- a CDS encoding medium chain dehydrogenase/reductase family protein produces the protein MRQVWITKAGAPEVLQVREAPDPSPTAGQLRIRVEATGVNFADIMGRLGLYPDLPPIPVVVGYEVGGRVDAVGSGADPTWVGKDVFALTRFGGYSDVICVPESQVFVRPADMSAQQGAAIPVNYFTAWQLVVVMGGLRAGETMLVHSAGGGVGIAATQIARHIGATVIGTASRSKHDFLHSIGVDHTIDYRTEDFEKRTREITGGRGVELILDAVGGDSFKKGFRVLAPTGRLGMFGMSAAATGKERSIVSALKTVASMPWLQFNPPALINANKGVFGVNLGHLWDQVPRIRGWAQELLALWQSGVIRPHVDKVFSFTEAAAAHHYVQDRKNIGKVLLAP, from the coding sequence ATGCGCCAGGTATGGATCACCAAAGCCGGAGCCCCGGAAGTTCTGCAAGTACGCGAAGCACCCGACCCGTCACCCACCGCGGGGCAGCTACGCATCCGCGTCGAGGCGACCGGCGTCAACTTCGCCGACATCATGGGGCGGCTGGGACTTTATCCCGATCTTCCGCCCATCCCTGTCGTCGTCGGTTACGAAGTGGGTGGGCGCGTGGACGCCGTCGGGAGCGGCGCCGATCCGACGTGGGTCGGCAAGGACGTCTTCGCGCTGACCCGCTTCGGTGGTTACTCCGACGTCATCTGCGTGCCGGAAAGCCAGGTTTTCGTTCGCCCGGCGGACATGAGCGCGCAGCAGGGCGCCGCGATCCCTGTCAACTATTTCACCGCGTGGCAGCTCGTCGTCGTCATGGGCGGACTGCGCGCCGGCGAGACGATGCTCGTGCACTCCGCCGGCGGGGGCGTCGGCATCGCAGCGACGCAGATCGCCAGGCACATCGGCGCTACCGTGATCGGTACGGCGTCGCGCTCCAAGCACGATTTCCTGCACTCGATCGGCGTGGACCACACGATCGACTACCGCACCGAGGACTTCGAGAAGCGCACCCGCGAAATCACCGGCGGCCGCGGCGTGGAGCTGATCCTCGATGCAGTCGGCGGAGACTCGTTCAAGAAAGGATTTCGGGTGCTCGCGCCGACTGGCCGCCTCGGGATGTTCGGCATGTCGGCGGCAGCGACGGGGAAGGAGCGCAGCATCGTCTCGGCGCTGAAGACGGTCGCATCGATGCCGTGGCTGCAGTTCAATCCGCCGGCGCTGATCAATGCGAACAAAGGCGTTTTCGGCGTCAACCTCGGACACCTGTGGGACCAGGTGCCGCGCATCCGCGGCTGGGCCCAGGAGCTGCTTGCGTTGTGGCAAAGCGGCGTGATCCGTCCCCACGTCGACAAGGTGTTCTCGTTCACCGAGGCTGCGGCCGCCCATCATTACGTGCAGGACCGCAAGAACATCGGCAAGGTGCTGCTCGCGCCGTAG